From the genome of Brienomyrus brachyistius isolate T26 chromosome 8, BBRACH_0.4, whole genome shotgun sequence, one region includes:
- the LOC125747510 gene encoding dysbindin-like isoform X2, with product MTTSMGSDLHHALQPSVETDHFQRVLSFGSEQHMRQRFCDKFFQHDLDAFLSPGHLQIEPRRPLDSMSSMEVNVDVLELTDHRDIFEQDAFDVFLSSGGDENDQPSPFAGNTHTKDNFKEKTSLPAPGGSECRPPMLSFSSASTDPTSEEGEETPTQSDDEDEHTDVSLLWRKLPTDDKKKEDPACLV from the exons CAGTGGAGACAGACCACTTCCAGAGGGTCCTGAGCTTTGGCTCAGAGCAACATATGAGACAGCGTTTCTGCGACAAGTTCTTCCAGCATGATCTAGATGCGTTTCTTTCTCCTGGCCATCTGCAGATCGAACCCAGGAGGC CCCTTGACAGCATGTCCTCTATGGAGGTTAACGTGGACGTCCTGGAGCTCACAGACCACAGGGATATATTTGAGCAGGATGCCTTTGACGTCTTTCTCAGTTCAGGAGGTGATGAGAATGACCAACCCTCCCCCTTTGCAG GTAACACACACACCAAAGATAATTTCAAGGAAAAGACCTCACTGCCAGCACCTGGAGGTTCTGAGTGCAGACCCCCCATGTTGTCCTTCTCCTCTGCCTCCACTGACCCTACCAGTGAGGAAGGGGAGGAGACCCCCACTCAGTCAGATGATGAAGATGAGCACACAGATGTGTCTTTGCTATGGCGCAAACTGCCAACCGATGACAAAAAGAAAGAGGATCCTGCATGCCTCGTGTAG
- the LOC125747510 gene encoding dysbindin-like isoform X3 gives MTTSMGSDLHHALQPLETDHFQRVLSFGSEQHMRQRFCDKFFQHDLDAFLSPGHLQIEPRRPALDSMSSMEVNVDVLELTDHRDIFEQDAFDVFLSSGGDENDQPSPFAGNTHTKDNFKEKTSLPAPGGSECRPPMLSFSSASTDPTSEEGEETPTQSDDEDEHTDVSLLWRKLPTDDKKKEDPACLV, from the exons TGGAGACAGACCACTTCCAGAGGGTCCTGAGCTTTGGCTCAGAGCAACATATGAGACAGCGTTTCTGCGACAAGTTCTTCCAGCATGATCTAGATGCGTTTCTTTCTCCTGGCCATCTGCAGATCGAACCCAGGAGGC CAGCCCTTGACAGCATGTCCTCTATGGAGGTTAACGTGGACGTCCTGGAGCTCACAGACCACAGGGATATATTTGAGCAGGATGCCTTTGACGTCTTTCTCAGTTCAGGAGGTGATGAGAATGACCAACCCTCCCCCTTTGCAG GTAACACACACACCAAAGATAATTTCAAGGAAAAGACCTCACTGCCAGCACCTGGAGGTTCTGAGTGCAGACCCCCCATGTTGTCCTTCTCCTCTGCCTCCACTGACCCTACCAGTGAGGAAGGGGAGGAGACCCCCACTCAGTCAGATGATGAAGATGAGCACACAGATGTGTCTTTGCTATGGCGCAAACTGCCAACCGATGACAAAAAGAAAGAGGATCCTGCATGCCTCGTGTAG
- the LOC125747510 gene encoding dysbindin-like isoform X1 — MTTSMGSDLHHALQPSVETDHFQRVLSFGSEQHMRQRFCDKFFQHDLDAFLSPGHLQIEPRRPALDSMSSMEVNVDVLELTDHRDIFEQDAFDVFLSSGGDENDQPSPFAGNTHTKDNFKEKTSLPAPGGSECRPPMLSFSSASTDPTSEEGEETPTQSDDEDEHTDVSLLWRKLPTDDKKKEDPACLV; from the exons CAGTGGAGACAGACCACTTCCAGAGGGTCCTGAGCTTTGGCTCAGAGCAACATATGAGACAGCGTTTCTGCGACAAGTTCTTCCAGCATGATCTAGATGCGTTTCTTTCTCCTGGCCATCTGCAGATCGAACCCAGGAGGC CAGCCCTTGACAGCATGTCCTCTATGGAGGTTAACGTGGACGTCCTGGAGCTCACAGACCACAGGGATATATTTGAGCAGGATGCCTTTGACGTCTTTCTCAGTTCAGGAGGTGATGAGAATGACCAACCCTCCCCCTTTGCAG GTAACACACACACCAAAGATAATTTCAAGGAAAAGACCTCACTGCCAGCACCTGGAGGTTCTGAGTGCAGACCCCCCATGTTGTCCTTCTCCTCTGCCTCCACTGACCCTACCAGTGAGGAAGGGGAGGAGACCCCCACTCAGTCAGATGATGAAGATGAGCACACAGATGTGTCTTTGCTATGGCGCAAACTGCCAACCGATGACAAAAAGAAAGAGGATCCTGCATGCCTCGTGTAG